One segment of Chionomys nivalis chromosome 1, mChiNiv1.1, whole genome shotgun sequence DNA contains the following:
- the LOC130870613 gene encoding zinc finger protein 431-like isoform X1: MGGALVTQALLANQTLQVTCQSEVEDSSWFQLGSEVEVKSVLCAKTPPGNCVERLRKQGNSGMDAVTYDDVHIDFTWEEWTLLNPSQKNLYKDVMLETYRNLTIIGYTWEDRNIENHSQWSRRYERHEGSQTGGKTDIYRQSIKAIACDSDLQRHKRTNPSKKTYECKQYVKPFACPKRHQNHKRTYTGEKSFECNHCDKTFAYHSHLQRHKRIHTGEKPYKCNQCGKAFACHSHLQMHKRTHTGEKPYECTQCGKAFAYRSGFQRHKRIHTGEKPYECNQCGKAFVCHSGLQMHKRTHTGEKPYECTQCGKAFAYHSDLQRHKRTHSGEKPFECNHCSKVFARHSYLEIHERTHTGEKPYECNQCGKAFASQSCLYIHKRTHTGEKPYKCNQCDKAFTYPSLLQRHKRTHSQKKPYECNQCGKVFSCISTLQTHLRTHTGEKPYECNQCGKAFSSQGYFHIHKRAHTGEKPYECTQCGKSFLCHKNLQIHERTHTGEKPYVCNQCGKAFACNSHLRLHKQTHTGEKPYECDQCGKAFACHGDLQRHKRTHKEEKPFECNQCGKAFTRHSHLQIHKRTHTGEKPYECNQCGKAFAHHSAIKRHKRTHTGEKPFECNQCGKAFVRHIHLQKHKRMHNEEKTYECNQCPKAFGYHSGLQQHKGTRTGEKPYECNQCGKAFTRQSNLEMHKRIHTGEKPYKCDQCDKTFRYRNVLQRHKITHAGENPYECNQIRKPLDVMVTS; the protein is encoded by the exons ATGGGAGGTGCACTTGTCACTCAGGCATTACTAGCCAATCAGACTCTCCAGGTAACATGCCAGTCAGAAGTGGAGGACTCTTCCTGGTTCCAGCTTGGCAGTGAAGTGGAAGTGAAGTCAGTCTTGTGTGCTAAAACTCCTCCAGGAAACTGCGTGGAGCGCTTGCGAAAGCAAGGAAACAGCGGCATG GATGCAGTGACATATGATGATGTGCATATTGATTTTACTTGGGAAGAGTGGActttgctgaatccttcccagaagaatctctacaaagatgttatgctggagacctacaggaacctcactATTATAG GATACACTTGGGAGGACCGTAATATTGAAAATCATTCTCAATGGTCTAGAAGATATGAAAG GCATGAAGGAAGTCAAACTGGAGGGAAAACTGACATATACCGTCAAAGTATTAAAGCCATTGCATGTGacagtgatcttcaaaggcataaaagaactaATCCTAGCAAGAAAACATATGAGTGTAAGCAATATGTGAAGCCCTTTGCATGTCCCAAAAGAcatcaaaatcataaaagaacttatactggagagaaaTCCTTTGAATGTAATCACTGTGATAAAACCTTTGCATATCATAGtcatcttcaaagacataaaagaatacatactggagagaaaccctataaatgtaatcaatgtggtaaagcctttgcatgtcacagtcatcttcaaatgcataaaagaacacatactggagagaaaccttatgaatgtactcagtgtggtaaagcctttgcatatcGCAGTGGTTTTCAgagacataaaagaatacatactggagaaaaaccctatgaatgtaatcagtgtggcaAAGCCTTTGTATGTCACAGTggtcttcaaatgcataaaagaacacatactggagagaaaccttatgaatgtactcagtgtggtaaagcctttgcatatcACAGTGATCTTCagaggcataaaagaacacattctgGTGAGAAACCCTTTGAATGTAATCACTGTAGTAAAGTCTTTGCACGTCACAGTTATCTTgaaatacatgaaagaacacatactggagagaaaccctatgaatgtaatcagtgtgggaaagcctttgcAAGTCAAAGTTGTCTTTAcattcataaaagaacacatactggagagaaaccatataaatgtaatcagtgtgataaAGCCTTTACATATCCCAGTcttcttcaaaggcataaaagaacacattctcaaaagaaaccctatgaatgtaatcagtgtggtaaagttTTTTCATGTATCAGTACACTTCAAACCCatttaagaacacatactggagagaaaccctatgaatgtaatcagtgtggtaaagccttttcaagTCAGGGTTATTTTCACATCCATAAAAGagcacatactggagaaaaaccctatgaatgtactCAGTGTGGTAAATCCTTTCTATGTCACAAAAATCTCCAAATACACGAAAGAacccacactggagagaaaccctatgtatgtaatcagtgtggtaaagcctttgcatgtaaTAGTCATCTTCGATtgcataaacaaacacatacaggagagaaaccctatgaatgtgatcaatgtggtaaagcctttgcatgccatggtgatcttcaaaggcataaaagaacacataaagaagaaaaaccttttgaatgtaatcagtgtggtaaagcctttacacgccacagtcatcttcaaatacataaaagaacacatacaggagagaaaccctatgaatgtaatcaatgtggtaaagcatttgcacATCACAGTGCTAttaaaaggcataaaagaacacatactggagaaaaaccctttgaatgtaatcagtgtggtaaagcctttgtacGTCACATCCAtcttcaaaaacataaaagaatgcataaTGAAGAGAAAACCTATGAATGCAATCAATGTCCTAAAGCCTTTGGATATCACAGTGGTCTTCAGCAGCATAAAGGAACAcgtactggagagaaaccctatgaatgtaatcagtgtggtaaagcctttacacGCCAAAGTAATCTTGAAatgcataaaagaatacatactggagagaaaccctataaatgtgaTCAGTGTGATAAAACCTTTAGATATCGCAAtgttcttcaaagacataaaataacACATGCTGGAGAAAacccctatgaatgtaatcagatCAGAAAGCCTTTGGATGTCATGGTCACCTCCTGA
- the LOC130870613 gene encoding zinc finger protein 431-like isoform X2 translates to MKATPVEILQYPSSFKQDAVTYDDVHIDFTWEEWTLLNPSQKNLYKDVMLETYRNLTIIGYTWEDRNIENHSQWSRRYERHEGSQTGGKTDIYRQSIKAIACDSDLQRHKRTNPSKKTYECKQYVKPFACPKRHQNHKRTYTGEKSFECNHCDKTFAYHSHLQRHKRIHTGEKPYKCNQCGKAFACHSHLQMHKRTHTGEKPYECTQCGKAFAYRSGFQRHKRIHTGEKPYECNQCGKAFVCHSGLQMHKRTHTGEKPYECTQCGKAFAYHSDLQRHKRTHSGEKPFECNHCSKVFARHSYLEIHERTHTGEKPYECNQCGKAFASQSCLYIHKRTHTGEKPYKCNQCDKAFTYPSLLQRHKRTHSQKKPYECNQCGKVFSCISTLQTHLRTHTGEKPYECNQCGKAFSSQGYFHIHKRAHTGEKPYECTQCGKSFLCHKNLQIHERTHTGEKPYVCNQCGKAFACNSHLRLHKQTHTGEKPYECDQCGKAFACHGDLQRHKRTHKEEKPFECNQCGKAFTRHSHLQIHKRTHTGEKPYECNQCGKAFAHHSAIKRHKRTHTGEKPFECNQCGKAFVRHIHLQKHKRMHNEEKTYECNQCPKAFGYHSGLQQHKGTRTGEKPYECNQCGKAFTRQSNLEMHKRIHTGEKPYKCDQCDKTFRYRNVLQRHKITHAGENPYECNQIRKPLDVMVTS, encoded by the exons ATGAAAGCAACTCCAGTGGAGATTCTTCAGTATCCATCATCTTTTAAGCAA GATGCAGTGACATATGATGATGTGCATATTGATTTTACTTGGGAAGAGTGGActttgctgaatccttcccagaagaatctctacaaagatgttatgctggagacctacaggaacctcactATTATAG GATACACTTGGGAGGACCGTAATATTGAAAATCATTCTCAATGGTCTAGAAGATATGAAAG GCATGAAGGAAGTCAAACTGGAGGGAAAACTGACATATACCGTCAAAGTATTAAAGCCATTGCATGTGacagtgatcttcaaaggcataaaagaactaATCCTAGCAAGAAAACATATGAGTGTAAGCAATATGTGAAGCCCTTTGCATGTCCCAAAAGAcatcaaaatcataaaagaacttatactggagagaaaTCCTTTGAATGTAATCACTGTGATAAAACCTTTGCATATCATAGtcatcttcaaagacataaaagaatacatactggagagaaaccctataaatgtaatcaatgtggtaaagcctttgcatgtcacagtcatcttcaaatgcataaaagaacacatactggagagaaaccttatgaatgtactcagtgtggtaaagcctttgcatatcGCAGTGGTTTTCAgagacataaaagaatacatactggagaaaaaccctatgaatgtaatcagtgtggcaAAGCCTTTGTATGTCACAGTggtcttcaaatgcataaaagaacacatactggagagaaaccttatgaatgtactcagtgtggtaaagcctttgcatatcACAGTGATCTTCagaggcataaaagaacacattctgGTGAGAAACCCTTTGAATGTAATCACTGTAGTAAAGTCTTTGCACGTCACAGTTATCTTgaaatacatgaaagaacacatactggagagaaaccctatgaatgtaatcagtgtgggaaagcctttgcAAGTCAAAGTTGTCTTTAcattcataaaagaacacatactggagagaaaccatataaatgtaatcagtgtgataaAGCCTTTACATATCCCAGTcttcttcaaaggcataaaagaacacattctcaaaagaaaccctatgaatgtaatcagtgtggtaaagttTTTTCATGTATCAGTACACTTCAAACCCatttaagaacacatactggagagaaaccctatgaatgtaatcagtgtggtaaagccttttcaagTCAGGGTTATTTTCACATCCATAAAAGagcacatactggagaaaaaccctatgaatgtactCAGTGTGGTAAATCCTTTCTATGTCACAAAAATCTCCAAATACACGAAAGAacccacactggagagaaaccctatgtatgtaatcagtgtggtaaagcctttgcatgtaaTAGTCATCTTCGATtgcataaacaaacacatacaggagagaaaccctatgaatgtgatcaatgtggtaaagcctttgcatgccatggtgatcttcaaaggcataaaagaacacataaagaagaaaaaccttttgaatgtaatcagtgtggtaaagcctttacacgccacagtcatcttcaaatacataaaagaacacatacaggagagaaaccctatgaatgtaatcaatgtggtaaagcatttgcacATCACAGTGCTAttaaaaggcataaaagaacacatactggagaaaaaccctttgaatgtaatcagtgtggtaaagcctttgtacGTCACATCCAtcttcaaaaacataaaagaatgcataaTGAAGAGAAAACCTATGAATGCAATCAATGTCCTAAAGCCTTTGGATATCACAGTGGTCTTCAGCAGCATAAAGGAACAcgtactggagagaaaccctatgaatgtaatcagtgtggtaaagcctttacacGCCAAAGTAATCTTGAAatgcataaaagaatacatactggagagaaaccctataaatgtgaTCAGTGTGATAAAACCTTTAGATATCGCAAtgttcttcaaagacataaaataacACATGCTGGAGAAAacccctatgaatgtaatcagatCAGAAAGCCTTTGGATGTCATGGTCACCTCCTGA
- the LOC130870613 gene encoding zinc finger protein 431-like isoform X3: MLETYRNLTIIGYTWEDRNIENHSQWSRRYERHEGSQTGGKTDIYRQSIKAIACDSDLQRHKRTNPSKKTYECKQYVKPFACPKRHQNHKRTYTGEKSFECNHCDKTFAYHSHLQRHKRIHTGEKPYKCNQCGKAFACHSHLQMHKRTHTGEKPYECTQCGKAFAYRSGFQRHKRIHTGEKPYECNQCGKAFVCHSGLQMHKRTHTGEKPYECTQCGKAFAYHSDLQRHKRTHSGEKPFECNHCSKVFARHSYLEIHERTHTGEKPYECNQCGKAFASQSCLYIHKRTHTGEKPYKCNQCDKAFTYPSLLQRHKRTHSQKKPYECNQCGKVFSCISTLQTHLRTHTGEKPYECNQCGKAFSSQGYFHIHKRAHTGEKPYECTQCGKSFLCHKNLQIHERTHTGEKPYVCNQCGKAFACNSHLRLHKQTHTGEKPYECDQCGKAFACHGDLQRHKRTHKEEKPFECNQCGKAFTRHSHLQIHKRTHTGEKPYECNQCGKAFAHHSAIKRHKRTHTGEKPFECNQCGKAFVRHIHLQKHKRMHNEEKTYECNQCPKAFGYHSGLQQHKGTRTGEKPYECNQCGKAFTRQSNLEMHKRIHTGEKPYKCDQCDKTFRYRNVLQRHKITHAGENPYECNQIRKPLDVMVTS; this comes from the exons atgctggagacctacaggaacctcactATTATAG GATACACTTGGGAGGACCGTAATATTGAAAATCATTCTCAATGGTCTAGAAGATATGAAAG GCATGAAGGAAGTCAAACTGGAGGGAAAACTGACATATACCGTCAAAGTATTAAAGCCATTGCATGTGacagtgatcttcaaaggcataaaagaactaATCCTAGCAAGAAAACATATGAGTGTAAGCAATATGTGAAGCCCTTTGCATGTCCCAAAAGAcatcaaaatcataaaagaacttatactggagagaaaTCCTTTGAATGTAATCACTGTGATAAAACCTTTGCATATCATAGtcatcttcaaagacataaaagaatacatactggagagaaaccctataaatgtaatcaatgtggtaaagcctttgcatgtcacagtcatcttcaaatgcataaaagaacacatactggagagaaaccttatgaatgtactcagtgtggtaaagcctttgcatatcGCAGTGGTTTTCAgagacataaaagaatacatactggagaaaaaccctatgaatgtaatcagtgtggcaAAGCCTTTGTATGTCACAGTggtcttcaaatgcataaaagaacacatactggagagaaaccttatgaatgtactcagtgtggtaaagcctttgcatatcACAGTGATCTTCagaggcataaaagaacacattctgGTGAGAAACCCTTTGAATGTAATCACTGTAGTAAAGTCTTTGCACGTCACAGTTATCTTgaaatacatgaaagaacacatactggagagaaaccctatgaatgtaatcagtgtgggaaagcctttgcAAGTCAAAGTTGTCTTTAcattcataaaagaacacatactggagagaaaccatataaatgtaatcagtgtgataaAGCCTTTACATATCCCAGTcttcttcaaaggcataaaagaacacattctcaaaagaaaccctatgaatgtaatcagtgtggtaaagttTTTTCATGTATCAGTACACTTCAAACCCatttaagaacacatactggagagaaaccctatgaatgtaatcagtgtggtaaagccttttcaagTCAGGGTTATTTTCACATCCATAAAAGagcacatactggagaaaaaccctatgaatgtactCAGTGTGGTAAATCCTTTCTATGTCACAAAAATCTCCAAATACACGAAAGAacccacactggagagaaaccctatgtatgtaatcagtgtggtaaagcctttgcatgtaaTAGTCATCTTCGATtgcataaacaaacacatacaggagagaaaccctatgaatgtgatcaatgtggtaaagcctttgcatgccatggtgatcttcaaaggcataaaagaacacataaagaagaaaaaccttttgaatgtaatcagtgtggtaaagcctttacacgccacagtcatcttcaaatacataaaagaacacatacaggagagaaaccctatgaatgtaatcaatgtggtaaagcatttgcacATCACAGTGCTAttaaaaggcataaaagaacacatactggagaaaaaccctttgaatgtaatcagtgtggtaaagcctttgtacGTCACATCCAtcttcaaaaacataaaagaatgcataaTGAAGAGAAAACCTATGAATGCAATCAATGTCCTAAAGCCTTTGGATATCACAGTGGTCTTCAGCAGCATAAAGGAACAcgtactggagagaaaccctatgaatgtaatcagtgtggtaaagcctttacacGCCAAAGTAATCTTGAAatgcataaaagaatacatactggagagaaaccctataaatgtgaTCAGTGTGATAAAACCTTTAGATATCGCAAtgttcttcaaagacataaaataacACATGCTGGAGAAAacccctatgaatgtaatcagatCAGAAAGCCTTTGGATGTCATGGTCACCTCCTGA